From the Syngnathus typhle isolate RoL2023-S1 ecotype Sweden linkage group LG22, RoL_Styp_1.0, whole genome shotgun sequence genome, the window AAAACTGAGCAGGCCATTTGTGGGAGTTGCATCAGTCTTTGTGGAGAGGAATTTGGAAGTATGCAGACCTGCTGGACCATGGAGTTTTTCTTCGATCTGCAAATACTATCACTATCTCCGTATTTATAACCGTACAGACTCTGCTTGATTTTCTTCACCCCCAGATGGAAGGTCTCAAGAAGGTTGAGGAATAAAGAAACACCAGATATAACCAACATGAATACCATGAAAATGTTCTTCTCAGTTGGTCGTGACACAAAACAATCCACGCTGTTAGGGCAAGGTAACCTCTCGCATTTGTACAGAGGAGACAACCTGATTCCATAGAGAGCACATTGACCTATAATAAAACCAACTTCAAAAATAGATCTTGTTAAGATATGGAAAACATATGTTCGCAACAGAGATCCTTGAAGGGGAGCTTTCCTAACTTTCTTCTGTTCATCTAATTTCCGAAGCTCCCGTTCTATTCGCTTATGGTTGAGAACAAGGTCTGTGGTCTCCAGTTCAGCTTtcagacatgttttttttcggtGCCTCTCCTTATCGAGGGTCCTCAAATGATACAACGCATGACCCATGTAGACCAAAGAGGGTGAAGATACAAATATGATCTGAAGCACCCAATAACGGATGAGCGAAATAGGGAAAGCCTGGTCGTAGCAAACATTTTTACAGCCAGGTTGCTCTGTATTACAAACAAACTCACTCTGTTCATCATCCCAGACGTCCTCTGCAGCAACACCAAGGACAAGCATACGAAAAATGAAGAGGATGGTCAGCCAAATCTTGCCCACAATGGTGGAATGAATATGAACCTCTTCTAAAATGCTGCCCAACAAATTCCAATCCCCCATCTtccgtcacatttttttttttgctgccaggAAAAAAACAGAATGTTCAAACcatgatcaaataaaaaataaataaaattaaggtTATTTACTTACAGTTATCTGTAGTCTTTGCCCTCGTAAATAGAGGCTGATTCATCATTGTTCTCTCCCGAGAGAGAAAATAACCCTACTGTCCATTGCTTCAGACTATCCAGAGCGGTTGGGAACTAGGTCTCCAGTTTACGTTTGATCAATCAATTGCCATAATGGCCTGAGGTTAGATCCACTCTGCTACTTTTAACAGGTCACCAGACTGGAAATAGTACCCATCGTCCTGTCGATATTTAATGTTTACAGCCTCCTAACTTAGAATGGCGATTCAATGGGTAagtgtatgtttttattttcaactgAAACAAGAATTTATAAACAGgtataagaataaataaatcttaagaAAGATTAACGACACTGAAATCAATTTGATGATGCAATCCAACAAAAGATTCATTTATTGAAGCGCTGATTTTCTCTTGTACCTAAGcacaaaatgattttattttaaccaaaaattaaaatataaaacattttgaacAGATTTACAATTTCTTGAGGTATATAATTTGTTGAATTTAGCTTTTAAATTCAACTCTTATGAGCTGTACCTTTAGTCATATGAGGAATTTAAAATGagcaaatttttttaaataaacaagaaaCTAAAGAATTAAGTGTATGTCATTGTTGTATCTTACAAATGTCTCAAAATAATTCTAGCAAAACACTTGGGGTGATTAAACATTCGTATTCCCCTGCTTCTTGAAGAGCTTCATGAGCTGGTAAAATCTCTGAGCAATCTAGGAAACAAAAAGGACAACATAACAGTTAAGAGAATTTTCAAAAGATTTGATGGTTATTTATAAAGCATACAAAGCAGTGTCGCTGTAAAGGCAAATTCGACATACCTGTTCTGATGGTTTTTTAAGTTGATCTGACAGGGCAGCAAATGTTTTTCGTGAAGCACCTTTTGTTTTCAGGTCAACGAGAATGGCTCGATCTTCATCTCTAGAATGTCacatatatgtttgtttttttagcaaCTTTGAAATAGTAATGCTTTTTTTCCTCTAAATTCTGACAATTCAGTTAAATTGTTATGGAATTGTTCTGGTTTTATCTTTCCCGGAAGGGGATTTCTATAAATACATTTGGAAatatattgggggggggggaagatttataaaacataagtaaTGATTTAGGTACTGACCTTGTCCATGCGATCACCAAAGCTCCTTTTTTCTTGATCATGTTCATGGCAGACAAACTATTTGGGGATGAAGGAACGGAATTTGATTCCACGTCATTTTTGGAGTTGAAGTCTTCCGTATCATTTTCTTCATCCTTTCTTGAACGCTTGGCTTTTGATTGCTCATGTTGCTTTTTCCGTTTTTTACTTTTCTCACAATCCTTATTGTCTTTTTCTGTGACTCTGACCTTTGACACTTCTTGACCGGTGCTTTTCTGTGAATCagaaataatagtttctgcTGGGCAGGGAGGATTCTGACTGTGTTTCTCCATTTGGACTGATAGATTGGGGTTCTCCTTGTTTCCATGTACATTGCTCTTCTGCTCGCAGCTTTCAAGTAAAGTTTCTTCAGAAGTCGTCATTTTCAGAGTAGCGTTTTGAGAAGCAACAAGGTTGTCGTTTTTAGCGTCATCTTTTGAGGTAGCTGAAGGGTCTTTTTTTAGTCTCAAAGAATCGTCTTTAAAACTGGAAGTATCTTGACATATAAGGTGGTCTTCAGAAAGGTCAGCAAAACTGTATTTTGCATTACATGAATGATCATCTTTTTGAatctttttgtgttttccttGTATTTCCtctctattattattttcttctgtTTGAGTTAAGTCTGTCAGTATATTCCCCTGACGGATCTTCACAACAAAATGATCGTTGGACTTCTCCATCACGAGCGCCTGCATGGGTAATTCAGGCTTCAACACAAAAGTATTGTCAATTATTTGTGAGGTTGCACTGTTGCTAGATCCAAGGCTGGAGTTGTCCGTGTCAAGGGCGAGGTGGATATCTTGTTCAGATGCATCTTCACCATCTAACAAAGCATCTTCACTAATGTGAGCACTGATGACACTATCTGGAGGGGATATAGTATGTATGCTAGATGGTTGGAGAAAGCTCAAGTGGCTGTCAGACTTCAGAGGTGATGGGATAGTAAGGGAAACTGCCAAATCTTCAGCTAGAATCGAATAATTTCTCTGGGACAAAAAACTGGATTGATTCTCGGATGGAACCTCCAACAGGCAGCTTTCGTCAAATAGAACTGGATTCGTTCTGGTCATGTCTTTGGACCGTGGTGATATGCTTGTCCATGTAGCAATGAGTTTGGTGGGGGTATCAAATTTGGTTGGTGGGATTAATTTAGATGGAGATTGGAATTTATTTGGAGTTGTAACGCAGGCGAGTAGGTCTCCGTTTTTCTTTGGGGTACTAAGAGTCCATGATGATGTACTTTCTCCAGGTATTCCAGTGGTTTCGAGTAAGTCCGATCCTTGCAAGAGACACTTGAATATTTCTCCCATTTGAGAATCTCTGACCAGGTTGAACGTTAAACTGGTCGTTTGCTGCTCTGTGAgtagttcaaagtcacttttgtCAAGTATGGATGTGCTTTGAGAAGCTACCAAAGAAGTCATTTGATCTGAAGCTGATTTTTTTGGAGGAGAAAGATGGTCAGTTCCTGGATTGAGAGAATTAGATGTATTTGCAAAACCTTCTTTGACCGTGGGAGTGAGTCTGATATCTTTGCCTCTGCTACCAAGACCTGTTTTATGAGGAGCAGCAAACGGTTTGATTTGTTTCAGAGAGCTAAGAGTATCTTTCCTGTTGCAATCTTGTTGAATTTTCTCATGAGGCGATCCCAAAAGTCCTTCAGTGCTCCGAGACGTCTTTTCTTCAGGTGAAACTTTTGCTGGTCTACATAAGTTCTTCAGAGTCACGTAAACTTCCTTAAGCAAGAACTCAACTTCATTATCTACAAAGACCCACAATTTTTGTTTCAGATCAACAGCTTGTTGGTCAAAGATACGTTTTACAATCCCATTGTCTGCTACTTTGTTAAACACCGACACGATTAATAATTTGAGCTTTGATTTCAGCTCCGTTGCCTGACAACATATTTGACCGAAATGTGCACTGTCCACAAATTCCACAAATGACTCTCTGAAATTCTCCATAACACCAAAGAAACTCTTCTTTGGAAAGGATTTGTGAAGTTTCATGTATTTTTTACGGATTTCCAACCGAACTGAAGTGAACATTTCCATGACTTCTTCTATTGTTGAAAAAGAAGTTTTGACCACTGATGGGCAAACTGTTTTAAAACGGCTCTTATTGGCTGGACTTTGCGTTGATGCACTTTCGGTTGTCGTCTTTTCTTTTGAAGCAACACATGTTTCTTCAGAATTTCTTTTCAAAAGATTTTCTTGATTTCTGAGCTTTTCTGCCATCTTAAGCCTGGTGGTAGCATTGAGAGATGACTTCATTTCCTCACTTCCACTTGAAATTTCGCCTTCCTCTACTTCAGTGTCAGACTGATTTAAAGGCAATTCGGATAATTTGTCATCCGAGTCCTGTTTGTCATGTTTGACGGGACAACCTggatatttgttttctttgtttaaaTCCAGTTTCTTAGAGTTGGGATCATCGACTGTAGTTGAGAACTCTGCACACATGAAAAAGAATACGACAAGTGGGTCAGGAGAAAATACAAGAAAGTTCAaggtaattctttttttttttgatcaacTTAAACACTGAGGAATAGAAAAATATGTTACCTTTTTGCAGGCTTTTCACATGCCCAGGTTTTCCATGAAGAAGGTGGCGACTTGTCTTCATCAGGTGGATTGGACTCCTCAATGGGCTGATTGCATCCGGGATTCTCTTAAGATGGCAAAGTGTTCGTATCATGGAGTCCTCGTCGTGAAATAATTGCACCGGTGTGGAAGGCGAGACATTTTTTGCTCGAAGCTTTTTCTTGGGTGTGA encodes:
- the gja10b gene encoding gap junction protein alpha 10 b; amino-acid sequence: MGDWNLLGSILEEVHIHSTIVGKIWLTILFIFRMLVLGVAAEDVWDDEQSEFVCNTEQPGCKNVCYDQAFPISLIRYWVLQIIFVSSPSLVYMGHALYHLRTLDKERHRKKTCLKAELETTDLVLNHKRIERELRKLDEQKKVRKAPLQGSLLRTYVFHILTRSIFEVGFIIGQCALYGIRLSPLYKCERLPCPNSVDCFVSRPTEKNIFMVFMLVISGVSLFLNLLETFHLGVKKIKQSLYGYKYGDSDSICRSKKNSMVQQVCILPNSSPQRLMQLPQMACSVLSNTREETEPLNLTSLAPLIQVSNKTHQPSANIQNLPHLRAMDRQHNRDVTLQSSYSDDSDAPHNSGTLQYTGPQASSLARHMETFATQSNKLREQSAMGVYSDTSDSPGSEHFSTARKSSFMSRGMSDGRQGSPSDSSLTGMSAEAPNFNKEESPVMTPPPPSSGRRMSMVRIY
- the casp8ap2 gene encoding CASP8-associated protein 2 encodes the protein MERTSNDMALVAVVNEDSVDIYDDLDLNHSRSLEKIPPNPSQLKDSMDLYEEIVTEEQQDRESSYTELKSRFEAAQQQIKELHRRLQNMEIQNTKLNTENTHLKKNISALLRTARQEVLRKDAEIQRLNQSSNKGQDHHSRVNHLQDQNSSSKTVYNSTRTPKSPTPSLCPSSRTSSSSSRDSGLPKVPLQPPRRESHSPNNKASSSSSYSRSKRGHDLVPDRHNEHSTSNSLVSSTRHHEHKDKPCQKPFDATDRKHRSSSSPKRGRYTTEKDRTHKLDKDSGRRSDSRICKSSDNKNVDGYHRSDRSRSPPINNLGSSDAYRGRSGERRHKIDCQHDADTDDSRRHHKKMETSLKCGNSQIEHSNSNDRRRSSTNHQAESYSEFSKEMKRDRLSKDYHWKGDNRHRSFSSERSRQAENPPSKESHNVKRNKERQEKHVKTLAMEPVEGKTQNRKLSFMETLNLTISPIKKPVPNNTSQDRLTVFENMPDDGVQAAGDQNVSNEFKGLKTLPPNSIDAATSEKLPVKAIQEKHTSHNDSCLAIQKLEGTCVQAIKSNQFIDSEANFMATHHIPERNTSLIEKKGNNEAKAKFSPDTQLQDETSHDSNTFGNIMINQPISPLRKLTSGSHRNQCVAIAQCPTSFESFQRPGAPKDRFVPEEKIKTNPGSKTYPIPLSQDSQPGATSEDAHCAQDDFRDAVSSTISAESVPQEELSLREAVNLKKDNSTSVDSSSSIGCIAVSKVSSTTEEIALPNDYRDLTVTPKKKLRAKNVSPSTPVQLFHDEDSMIRTLCHLKRIPDAISPLRSPIHLMKTSRHLLHGKPGHVKSLQKEFSTTVDDPNSKKLDLNKENKYPGCPVKHDKQDSDDKLSELPLNQSDTEVEEGEISSGSEEMKSSLNATTRLKMAEKLRNQENLLKRNSEETCVASKEKTTTESASTQSPANKSRFKTVCPSVVKTSFSTIEEVMEMFTSVRLEIRKKYMKLHKSFPKKSFFGVMENFRESFVEFVDSAHFGQICCQATELKSKLKLLIVSVFNKVADNGIVKRIFDQQAVDLKQKLWVFVDNEVEFLLKEVYVTLKNLCRPAKVSPEEKTSRSTEGLLGSPHEKIQQDCNRKDTLSSLKQIKPFAAPHKTGLGSRGKDIRLTPTVKEGFANTSNSLNPGTDHLSPPKKSASDQMTSLVASQSTSILDKSDFELLTEQQTTSLTFNLVRDSQMGEIFKCLLQGSDLLETTGIPGESTSSWTLSTPKKNGDLLACVTTPNKFQSPSKLIPPTKFDTPTKLIATWTSISPRSKDMTRTNPVLFDESCLLEVPSENQSSFLSQRNYSILAEDLAVSLTIPSPLKSDSHLSFLQPSSIHTISPPDSVISAHISEDALLDGEDASEQDIHLALDTDNSSLGSSNSATSQIIDNTFVLKPELPMQALVMEKSNDHFVVKIRQGNILTDLTQTEENNNREEIQGKHKKIQKDDHSCNAKYSFADLSEDHLICQDTSSFKDDSLRLKKDPSATSKDDAKNDNLVASQNATLKMTTSEETLLESCEQKSNVHGNKENPNLSVQMEKHSQNPPCPAETIISDSQKSTGQEVSKVRVTEKDNKDCEKSKKRKKQHEQSKAKRSRKDEENDTEDFNSKNDVESNSVPSSPNSLSAMNMIKKKGALVIAWTRDEDRAILVDLKTKGASRKTFAALSDQLKKPSEQIAQRFYQLMKLFKKQGNTNV